In Prochlorococcus marinus str. GP2, the DNA window TTTCTTTCACTTTCCATAAACCATAATATTCCTTTCGCCCTAAATATATTTTTTGAGATTTGATTATCTAAGAAATATTGAAACTTCCTTAAGGAAAATGGTTCAAATGTCTCATAAGAAACTGATGTAAACCCTTCTATGCTATTGATCAAATCGTGTGAATGAGAGGAGTGATCGTGTGAATGAGAGGAGTGATCGTGTGAATGAGAGGAGTGATCGTGTGAATGAGAGGAGTGATCGTGTGAATGAGAGGAGTGATCGTGTGAATGAGAGGAGTGATCGTGTGAATCTTCTCTCACATCTTCTTTATCCTTATCGTATTTAAAAGCATCTGTTTCAAATAAACCTACACTCATTATTGTTTGTAATCCAACTTCACTATTGATTGATCTCAATATCCTTGGTTCTTTTTTTATATTATTTATAAATTTTTCGACTTTCTTTAATTGTTCTTCGTTGACTAAATCACATTTATTTAGGAGAAGGATATCTCCGTATAAAATCTGAGAATAGGCAACACTTGTATTATTAATTTCAAAATCAAAATTTTCTCCATCAATAACAGTGATGATTGAATCTAATCTTACTTTTTCTCGAAGATCTCCAGCTGCAAAAGTCATGGCTACTGGCAAAGGATCCGCTAGCCCAGTAGTCTCGACAATCAAATAGTCTAGTTTTTCAGATCTTTCTAAAACTTTGGATACTGTATTTAATAATTCACCATTAATAGAGCAACATATACAGCCATTATTTAATTCGATCATATCTTCTGAGCCTTCTATTATTAAGTCATTATCTATTCCAATTTCTCCAAATTCGTTGACTAAAACAGCTGTTTTAATACCAACTTGATTTTTTAAAATATGATTTAGAAGTGTAGTTTTGCCAGAACCTAAAAATCCACTAATAATAGTAACTGGCAATAAATTTTTAGACATTTTGAATAGTTGAAAACAAGTTTATATTTTTATTGATCGAAAATTTTGTTGATTTCCGAAGCTAATGTTTGATCCAGATTCGTAATACCTCCTAGATCATGTGTATTTAATTTAATTATTACTTTTGCATAAACATTCTCCCAGTTAGGATGATGATTATATTTTTCACAGATTAAAGCAACCTTAGTCATAAAAGCAAAGGCTTCAATAAAATTAGCGAAGTTAAATTCTCTTTGGATTTGTTTAGATTTAATTTCCCAGCCAGGTATTTTTACTAATAATTCATTCAATTCTTCATCTTGCAAAATGTAGGGTTCCATTAAATAATAAATCTGACTTATTACATTATAAGTATCTTACTTTTTCTCACCAATTATATGTACATTAATGATTCTTTCCTTTTGATCAAATCGATGTTCCCATAAATAAACTGCTTGCCATGTGCCAAGCATAATTTTCCCCTCCTGAAAACTCAAAGATAAACAAGTGTTTGTTAGGGATGTTTTAATATGTGCCGGCATATCGTCAGCCCCTTCTTGATAATGTTTATAGGATATTTCTTCTCTATTTTTTGATAAGGTTAAGTAGGAATCATAGGGAACTATCGATTGCAGATACTTTTTTAGGTCCCTCAGTACATTTGGATCTGCGTTCTCATTAATAGTTAAACTGCAACTTGTATGAAGTGAAGTTAAATTTATAATTCCGGAATGAAAATTATTTTTTTCAACAAATAAATTTAAATCATATGTGATATCAATAAAACCCTCGCCATGAGTTATGAATTTTAATTTTGAAAATATTTGTTCCATATAAGTTAAAACTTAACTAATAAATATCCTATTATGGATAAAGATGCATGTTTCACTGCAGACATTAAAATTTTTATCTTAAGATAAATTTAATTTCCATTTAAATCTTTGGCTGAAACTCATTGGAATAATCTGGGTGCTTACCTTAAAGAAACACAAATATTAGGTTCAATCCAAAATACACTTTATTGGGATCAGAATACTGGAATGCCAAAGAAAGGTGCTTCTTGGAGGTCTGAACAACTTACTTATATTGCAAAAGTATTGCATGAAAGAAATTCTTCCGAGGAATTTTCTAATTTAATACAATCTGCTAAAAATGAACTAGCAGATATTGAACGCAATTCCGATAATCAACTTTTCATAAAAGATAAAGAAAGAAATATTAGCCTTTTATTGAAGGAATTTAATAGAGAAAGAAATTTAGATCCTAAATTAGTTGAGTCTCTAGCAAAGGCAAAATCTAAAGGGTATGAAAGCTGGCGAGAAGCTAAGGAAAAAGCAGATTTTAAAATTTTTCTTCCTTTCTTTAAAGAATTAGTTAAATTGCGGATTGAAGAGGCAAAACAAATATCAGATCAATATTCACCATGGGAAACTTTAGCCCAACCCTTTGAGCCTGAATTAACTTTAAAGTGGCTGAATAAAATGTTTAAGCCTTTGAAAGATACTCTCCCAGAGTTGATTAGAAGGATTAATAAATCTAAGAAATATCACTGGGATTTGCGTTCAGAATCTCAACATAATTTATGTTCTCAATTACTTGATGAGTTTGGGAGAGATAAAGATCTAGTTGTTGTTGGTAAATCTCCCCATCCTTTTTCGATTACATTAGGGCCTAATGATTTCAGGATTACGACAAGAATTGTTGAAGGTGAACCATTATCAAGTTTTTTAGCAACTGCTCATGAGTGGGGGCATTCTATTTATGAGCAGGGTTTGCCATCTCAAAGTCATCAATGGTTTGCTTGGCCTTTAGGTCAAGCAACCTCTATGGGTATTCATGAAAGTCAATCTTTATTTTGGGAAAATAGAATAGTTAAATCCAAATCTTTTTCAAAAAGATTTTTTAACAAATTTGTTTCGGCTGGATGTTCTCTTAATAATTATTTAGAACTATGGAAATCTATTAATCATTTGGAAGCAGGATTAAATAGGGTTGAAGCGGATGAATTGACTTATGGCTTACACATATTAATAAGAACGGAACTTGAAATAGATTTAATTGAAAGAGGGTTACCTGCTGAAGATATTCCAACAGAATGGAATAAAAGATATGATGAACTACTAGGAATTAAACCATCTAATGATTCAGAAGGTTGTCTTCAAGATGTTCATTGGAGTGAAGGGGCGTTTGGATATTTTCCCTCATATTTGTTAGGACATGTTATAAGTGCGCAAATATCTTCTCAACTGGAAAAAGACATAGGTTTAATTGACAACTTAATTGAAAATGGTGAATATCAAAAGATCATCTTTTGGTTAAAAAATAATATACATAAATATGGCAGATCAGTTAATTG includes these proteins:
- a CDS encoding CobW family GTP-binding protein → MSKNLLPVTIISGFLGSGKTTLLNHILKNQVGIKTAVLVNEFGEIGIDNDLIIEGSEDMIELNNGCICCSINGELLNTVSKVLERSEKLDYLIVETTGLADPLPVAMTFAAGDLREKVRLDSIITVIDGENFDFEINNTSVAYSQILYGDILLLNKCDLVNEEQLKKVEKFINNIKKEPRILRSINSEVGLQTIMSVGLFETDAFKYDKDKEDVREDSHDHSSHSHDHSSHSHDHSSHSHDHSSHSHDHSSHSHDHSSHSHDLINSIEGFTSVSYETFEPFSLRKFQYFLDNQISKNIFRAKGILWFMESER
- a CDS encoding 4a-hydroxytetrahydrobiopterin dehydratase, with translation MEPYILQDEELNELLVKIPGWEIKSKQIQREFNFANFIEAFAFMTKVALICEKYNHHPNWENVYAKVIIKLNTHDLGGITNLDQTLASEINKIFDQ
- a CDS encoding secondary thiamine-phosphate synthase enzyme YjbQ, with the protein product MEQIFSKLKFITHGEGFIDITYDLNLFVEKNNFHSGIINLTSLHTSCSLTINENADPNVLRDLKKYLQSIVPYDSYLTLSKNREEISYKHYQEGADDMPAHIKTSLTNTCLSLSFQEGKIMLGTWQAVYLWEHRFDQKERIINVHIIGEKK
- a CDS encoding carboxypeptidase M32; protein product: MAETHWNNLGAYLKETQILGSIQNTLYWDQNTGMPKKGASWRSEQLTYIAKVLHERNSSEEFSNLIQSAKNELADIERNSDNQLFIKDKERNISLLLKEFNRERNLDPKLVESLAKAKSKGYESWREAKEKADFKIFLPFFKELVKLRIEEAKQISDQYSPWETLAQPFEPELTLKWLNKMFKPLKDTLPELIRRINKSKKYHWDLRSESQHNLCSQLLDEFGRDKDLVVVGKSPHPFSITLGPNDFRITTRIVEGEPLSSFLATAHEWGHSIYEQGLPSQSHQWFAWPLGQATSMGIHESQSLFWENRIVKSKSFSKRFFNKFVSAGCSLNNYLELWKSINHLEAGLNRVEADELTYGLHILIRTELEIDLIERGLPAEDIPTEWNKRYDELLGIKPSNDSEGCLQDVHWSEGAFGYFPSYLLGHVISAQISSQLEKDIGLIDNLIENGEYQKIIFWLKNNIHKYGRSVNCMELVKAVTNEELSPNYFINHLRSKINDFC